From one Deltaproteobacteria bacterium genomic stretch:
- a CDS encoding CoA-transferase, which produces MSDIKRSDICIVACADAFRGDGEIMVSPMGLTPSIGARLARATFEKDLVLTDGVSSIISGNYPVGKGGPEPVIEGWMPYRTVFDTLWWGKRHVMMGATQIDRYGNQNIACIGDWQNPKAQLLGVRGAPGNTINHPTSYWVPGHSKRVFVENVDMVSGIGYDRAKELGAAAKHHEIRVVVSNLGVFDFATDDNRMRIRSVHPGVTVEEIQESTGFELITDGDVPESRLPTDEEIKLIREVFDPNGYAQKEVP; this is translated from the coding sequence ATGAGCGATATCAAACGAAGCGATATTTGTATTGTAGCTTGCGCCGATGCGTTTCGAGGCGATGGCGAAATCATGGTCAGTCCCATGGGGCTTACTCCATCCATTGGGGCAAGGCTTGCGCGGGCAACTTTCGAAAAAGACCTCGTGCTCACAGATGGCGTCTCAAGCATCATCTCGGGTAACTATCCCGTTGGAAAAGGCGGCCCAGAGCCCGTGATTGAAGGCTGGATGCCCTACCGCACGGTCTTCGATACGCTTTGGTGGGGAAAACGCCACGTCATGATGGGTGCAACTCAGATTGACCGGTACGGAAATCAAAACATCGCCTGCATTGGTGACTGGCAGAATCCGAAAGCCCAGCTCTTGGGTGTGCGCGGCGCTCCAGGCAACACCATCAACCACCCAACCAGTTACTGGGTTCCTGGCCACTCCAAGCGCGTGTTTGTGGAAAATGTCGATATGGTATCTGGCATTGGCTACGACCGAGCAAAAGAGCTTGGCGCTGCTGCCAAACACCACGAAATTCGTGTGGTGGTGTCAAACCTCGGTGTGTTTGATTTTGCAACAGACGATAATCGCATGAGGATCCGCTCAGTCCACCCCGGTGTGACTGTGGAAGAGATTCAAGAAAGTACCGGCTTTGAGCTGATCACAGACGGGGACGTTCCTGAAAGCCGCTTGCCTACAGACGAAGAAATCAAACTCATCCGCGAAGTGTTTGATCCCAACGGATATGCTCAAAAGGAAGTGCCGTAA